From one Aquicella siphonis genomic stretch:
- a CDS encoding NAD-glutamate dehydrogenase, with protein MTGANNGECQNIINQLKTYIQDNAHEKDVRLLEIFAQRYYASSAVDDLKNRPIADLYGILLSHWKYIQQRAPGEAKIRIFNPDKEKDGWSSSHTIIQISHDDIPFLVDSSRMVVNRFGYQIHFIIHFGGFKVKRDAHHKITDIATPATMDEHTTGEAPIYIEIDRLTDKNTMMELEQEIGSVLSDVRVSVADWRKMVNRVEECLSELENNPHTNVDQAELAESRDFLRWLINNNFTFLGARDYKLIGNGTNRALQIVPGSGLGVLRDETFSTTSKTYAELPPQARKMALSKNILIIAKTNTTSTVHRQAYTDYIGVKIFNDKGELTGEHRFIGLYTSTAYHSSPRQIPFLRHKVDKVLEDLGFPPDSHDGKEAVHILETLPRDDLFQATHEELMELTLGIIQLKERKRIRLLVRRDAYYRYFSCLVYVPREIFDTDLALAMQEILMQAFKGIDCTFTTYFSDSVLARIHFLIRVNPKIPVEFDLAEIEKKLITVSRSWSDDLKDRLVEHYGEAEGLRYYGKYQKAFPASYIEDYSVHEALDDIEKIESLSDARPLGMLFSKSNDNNTLNLKLFHAEQTIVLSDVLPILENMGLKIIGERPHELKFRDGKHIWINDFNMTYAINKDIDIDDIKDIFQDAFTKIWFGKAENDGFNRLVLEAGLTCQQTSALRAYTKYLRQTGFTFSQNYIEKALINNAGLAMALVQLFLLRFDPACDENQRSDPKELIDYIEKMLDSVASLDEDRIIRRLLELIQATIRTNYFQKSAEGIEKPYLSFKFDPAKISDLPLPRPRYEIFVYSPRVEGVHLRAGKVARGGLRWSDRREDFRTEILGLMKAQQVKNTVIVPEGAKGGFVVKTALTPEMTRDDYMKEVIHCYSIFISGLLDITDNIKEGATVPPADVVRYDGDDPYLVVAADKGTATFSDIANGIAQKYDFWLGDAFASGGSAGYDHKKMGITSRGVWVSVKRHFRELNIDPENDDFTVVGIGDMSGDVFGNGMLLSRHTKLIGAFNHMHIFLDPDPDPALSYEERKRLFHLPRSSWKDYNPQLISVGGGVFDRSAKSIKLTPEIKHILNTKKDSMVPNELIRAMIKAPVDLIWNGGIGTFVKSTQESHLDVGDRTNDGIRIDATELNARVIAEGGNLGMTQLARIEYSLQGGIVNTDFIDNSAGVDCSDHEVNIKILLNRLMADGEMTLEQRNKLLEKMTDEVAALVLLDNYDQTQMLSLETSVAQQTIDLFRQYMNDLEKTGRLDRKLEYLPDDKTLLERKAGNKPLTRPEIAMLLAYCKMYLKQDILASDVPEDPYFGKFLLTAFPKPLREKYLPQMQEHSLRREIIATQLCKSITDRMGINFVERLQRETGASVAFIIRAYSIAENIFHMEELWQQIMALDFKVGQHIQYRMMLQIYYLIRRATRWLLRNRKPSLDIQKTIDDFAPHINELSRRLPQVLDGMDKEAYDAAVNYLIDQGVPDKLAKSIAGCNTLFTSLDIVEAAQKYDLDLTEVAKTYYLIGNRLELNWLRELMNSYVVENQWDELARAGFRDDLDRVQRKLSTRILTMKSKEVKDKSINDRIDFWIHRYQFLMERWQKLLADIKSSDAVGFVTYSVVLRELFDFAQAA; from the coding sequence ATGACCGGTGCCAATAATGGCGAATGCCAAAACATCATCAATCAATTGAAGACCTATATTCAAGATAACGCCCATGAAAAAGATGTGCGTTTGCTTGAGATTTTCGCTCAACGGTATTATGCCTCGTCCGCTGTCGACGATTTGAAAAACCGGCCGATTGCTGATTTGTATGGTATTTTACTGTCACATTGGAAATACATTCAGCAGCGCGCGCCCGGTGAAGCCAAGATTCGTATATTTAATCCGGACAAGGAAAAAGACGGCTGGTCATCGTCGCATACAATCATACAGATTTCACATGATGATATTCCGTTTCTTGTCGATTCATCCCGCATGGTTGTCAACCGGTTTGGTTATCAGATTCACTTTATCATCCATTTCGGCGGATTCAAGGTTAAACGGGATGCCCATCATAAAATCACGGATATTGCGACGCCCGCCACCATGGATGAACATACTACTGGTGAGGCGCCAATATATATAGAAATTGACAGGCTGACTGACAAGAACACCATGATGGAACTGGAACAGGAAATTGGCAGCGTTCTCAGTGATGTGCGTGTTTCCGTCGCGGACTGGCGCAAGATGGTAAATCGTGTGGAAGAGTGTCTGAGCGAACTGGAAAACAATCCTCACACTAATGTTGACCAGGCAGAGCTTGCCGAATCACGTGATTTTTTACGCTGGCTCATCAACAACAATTTTACTTTTCTGGGTGCCCGCGACTATAAACTGATAGGCAATGGCACCAACCGCGCCTTGCAAATTGTTCCAGGTTCGGGATTGGGTGTGCTGCGCGATGAAACGTTTAGCACAACATCAAAAACCTATGCCGAACTGCCGCCGCAAGCGCGAAAAATGGCTTTATCTAAAAATATTCTGATCATAGCCAAAACCAATACCACCTCGACGGTTCATCGCCAGGCATATACGGATTACATTGGTGTCAAAATTTTTAATGACAAAGGCGAACTGACAGGCGAACATCGCTTCATCGGGTTATATACCTCCACGGCCTATCATTCCAGTCCCCGTCAAATTCCATTCCTGCGCCATAAGGTTGACAAGGTGCTCGAAGACCTGGGTTTTCCGCCGGACAGTCACGACGGCAAGGAAGCGGTCCATATTCTGGAAACGCTTCCTCGCGATGATTTGTTCCAGGCCACTCATGAAGAATTAATGGAATTGACACTGGGCATCATACAGCTGAAAGAGCGCAAACGCATACGGCTGCTGGTGCGCCGCGATGCTTATTACCGTTATTTTTCCTGCTTGGTGTATGTTCCAAGGGAAATTTTCGACACGGACCTTGCTTTGGCGATGCAGGAAATCCTGATGCAGGCCTTTAAAGGGATTGACTGCACTTTCACAACTTATTTTTCTGATTCAGTACTGGCGCGCATTCACTTTCTCATCCGCGTCAATCCAAAAATTCCCGTGGAATTTGACCTGGCTGAAATTGAAAAGAAACTGATTACAGTGTCGCGCTCCTGGTCGGATGATTTGAAAGACCGGCTGGTGGAGCATTATGGCGAAGCCGAAGGTCTCAGGTATTATGGTAAATATCAGAAGGCATTTCCCGCCAGCTATATTGAAGATTACTCAGTTCATGAAGCGCTGGATGATATCGAAAAAATCGAATCCCTGTCTGACGCGCGTCCGTTAGGCATGCTTTTTTCAAAATCCAATGATAATAACACATTGAACCTGAAACTCTTTCACGCCGAACAGACCATTGTTCTTTCCGATGTCCTTCCTATCCTGGAGAATATGGGCCTGAAAATTATTGGCGAACGGCCGCATGAATTGAAATTCAGGGATGGCAAGCATATCTGGATCAATGATTTCAATATGACATATGCCATCAACAAAGACATCGATATTGACGATATCAAGGATATTTTCCAGGATGCTTTCACTAAAATCTGGTTCGGAAAAGCGGAAAATGACGGATTTAATCGTCTGGTATTAGAAGCCGGTCTGACCTGCCAGCAAACATCGGCATTACGCGCCTATACCAAATATCTGCGCCAGACGGGATTTACATTCAGCCAGAATTATATAGAAAAGGCGCTGATTAACAATGCCGGACTTGCCATGGCGCTGGTACAGCTCTTTTTACTGCGCTTTGATCCCGCATGTGACGAGAACCAACGGTCTGATCCCAAGGAGCTGATTGATTATATCGAAAAGATGCTGGATTCGGTTGCCAGTCTGGATGAGGACCGCATTATTCGCAGACTGCTGGAATTGATTCAGGCCACCATTCGCACTAATTATTTTCAGAAATCGGCCGAAGGCATCGAAAAACCCTATCTCTCTTTCAAATTCGACCCGGCAAAAATTTCAGATCTTCCCTTGCCGCGTCCCCGATATGAAATATTTGTCTATTCGCCCCGGGTTGAGGGTGTGCACTTGCGCGCAGGCAAAGTGGCGCGCGGCGGCCTGCGCTGGTCCGACCGGCGAGAGGATTTCCGCACGGAAATCCTGGGCTTGATGAAAGCCCAACAGGTCAAAAACACAGTTATTGTTCCCGAAGGCGCGAAGGGCGGGTTCGTTGTCAAGACGGCGCTCACCCCGGAAATGACGCGCGATGATTACATGAAAGAAGTCATACACTGTTATTCCATATTCATTTCGGGACTGCTGGATATTACCGACAATATCAAGGAGGGCGCCACCGTTCCCCCGGCTGACGTGGTGAGATATGATGGTGATGATCCTTACCTGGTTGTGGCGGCAGACAAGGGCACGGCGACATTTTCGGATATCGCCAATGGCATCGCGCAAAAATACGATTTCTGGCTGGGTGATGCGTTTGCTTCCGGCGGCTCCGCCGGATATGACCATAAAAAAATGGGGATTACTTCTCGCGGCGTGTGGGTTTCGGTAAAACGTCATTTTCGCGAGCTGAATATCGATCCGGAAAATGATGATTTCACTGTTGTCGGCATAGGCGACATGAGCGGGGATGTGTTTGGAAACGGCATGCTGCTCTCAAGACACACTAAACTTATAGGCGCGTTTAATCATATGCATATCTTTCTGGACCCCGATCCGGATCCTGCACTGAGTTATGAAGAACGCAAACGCTTGTTTCACTTGCCGCGATCCTCCTGGAAAGATTACAACCCCCAGCTGATTTCCGTGGGCGGCGGTGTTTTCGATCGTTCCGCCAAATCCATCAAGCTGACACCCGAAATCAAGCATATTCTGAACACAAAGAAAGACTCGATGGTTCCAAACGAATTAATCCGCGCCATGATCAAGGCACCCGTGGACCTTATCTGGAATGGCGGCATTGGGACATTTGTCAAGTCCACCCAGGAATCACATCTTGATGTGGGTGACAGAACCAATGATGGCATACGCATAGACGCGACGGAGTTAAACGCGCGTGTCATCGCGGAAGGCGGAAACCTGGGAATGACTCAGCTCGCGCGTATTGAATACTCACTGCAAGGCGGTATCGTCAACACTGATTTTATCGATAATTCCGCAGGCGTTGACTGCTCGGACCATGAGGTTAACATCAAAATCCTGCTCAACCGGCTGATGGCGGACGGCGAAATGACGCTTGAACAGCGCAACAAACTGCTGGAAAAAATGACTGATGAGGTCGCGGCGCTGGTTTTATTAGACAATTATGATCAGACACAAATGCTTAGTCTGGAAACCTCGGTTGCCCAGCAGACCATCGATTTATTCAGACAGTATATGAATGATCTTGAGAAAACAGGGCGGTTGGATCGCAAGCTGGAATATTTGCCTGATGACAAAACCCTGCTGGAACGCAAGGCCGGCAATAAACCGCTGACACGGCCTGAAATTGCCATGCTGCTTGCTTATTGCAAGATGTATTTGAAACAAGACATTTTGGCCAGCGATGTTCCGGAAGATCCCTATTTCGGCAAGTTTCTGCTGACAGCTTTTCCCAAGCCACTGCGCGAAAAATACCTGCCTCAAATGCAGGAACACAGCTTGCGCAGGGAAATCATCGCCACTCAGTTATGCAAGAGCATTACTGACCGCATGGGAATTAATTTTGTGGAGAGGCTGCAGCGGGAAACCGGTGCTTCCGTCGCCTTCATCATACGCGCGTACTCGATTGCCGAAAACATTTTCCATATGGAAGAACTGTGGCAGCAAATCATGGCTCTGGACTTCAAAGTCGGCCAGCATATTCAGTATAGAATGATGCTGCAGATCTATTATCTGATACGTCGCGCCACGCGCTGGCTTTTACGCAATCGCAAGCCCAGCTTGGATATACAAAAAACCATAGATGACTTTGCTCCGCATATCAATGAATTAAGCAGGCGGCTCCCGCAAGTGCTGGACGGCATGGATAAGGAAGCTTATGACGCGGCGGTCAATTACCTGATTGATCAGGGCGTGCCGGACAAGCTGGCAAAGAGCATTGCTGGATGCAATACCTTGTTCACTTCTCTGGATATTGTGGAAGCCGCGCAAAAGTATGACCTGGACTTGACAGAGGTGGCAAAAACCTATTATCTGATCGGCAACCGCCTTGAATTAAATTGGCTGCGTGAGCTGATGAATTCCTATGTCGTTGAAAACCAGTGGGATGAATTGGCGCGCGCCGGTTTTAGGGATGATCTCGATCGTGTGCAGCGCAAGCTGAGCACTCGTATTCTGACAATGAAGTCAAAAGAAGTGAAAGATAAAAGTATCAATGACCGCATTGATTTCTGGATACATCGATATCAGTTTTTAATGGAACGCTGGCAAAAACTTCTGGCAGATATCAAATCAAGCGATGCTGTCGGATTTGTGACATACTCTGTTGTGCTGAGAGAATTGTTCGATTTTGCCCAGGCAGCATAA
- the tsaB gene encoding tRNA (adenosine(37)-N6)-threonylcarbamoyltransferase complex dimerization subunit type 1 TsaB, translated as MKILALETSFNACSIALQNDRQVISSHHIAPMQQARMILPLIQEILSAGALTINDLDAVAYGCGPGSFTGVRIANSVAQGLGFAGQKPVIPVSSLAALAQTALLAQQCTKVLVAVDARMEQLYWARYQVGEQGLMILDGKEQLCAPMDISRPDTNDWVGAGDGWDKHEKVICTRLGWAPQAVYAALAPTAEAVLQLAAVSLEQGRWIKASEALPVYLR; from the coding sequence ATGAAAATACTGGCCTTGGAAACGTCCTTTAATGCCTGTTCAATCGCGCTACAGAATGATCGCCAAGTCATTTCCAGTCACCATATCGCCCCCATGCAGCAAGCCCGCATGATCCTGCCGCTTATTCAGGAAATCCTGAGTGCGGGTGCTCTGACGATAAATGATCTGGATGCTGTTGCCTATGGCTGCGGACCGGGCAGTTTTACCGGGGTACGCATTGCCAATAGTGTCGCCCAGGGCTTGGGGTTTGCCGGTCAGAAGCCTGTTATTCCGGTTTCTTCTCTGGCTGCGCTTGCCCAGACCGCTTTGCTGGCGCAACAATGTACAAAGGTATTAGTCGCAGTGGATGCGCGTATGGAGCAGTTATACTGGGCCCGGTATCAAGTCGGCGAGCAGGGACTGATGATATTGGATGGGAAAGAACAATTATGTGCACCCATGGATATTAGCAGACCGGACACGAATGACTGGGTTGGTGCCGGAGACGGCTGGGACAAGCATGAAAAGGTCATTTGTACACGGCTAGGCTGGGCTCCGCAGGCGGTTTATGCGGCATTAGCGCCCACAGCGGAGGCAGTGTTACAGCTTGCCGCAGTCAGTCTTGAGCAGGGCAGGTGGATTAAGGCTTCTGAAGCTCTTCCTGTTTATCTTCGTTGA
- the fdxA gene encoding ferredoxin FdxA — translation MTFVVTEKCIRCKYTDCVEVCPVDCFYEGPNFLVINPTECIDCALCEPECPVNAIYSEDDLPDKYQSYLPLNAELSEKWPNINRRKDAPADADQWTEIEDKLQYLEKEWPK, via the coding sequence ATGACATTTGTTGTAACCGAAAAGTGCATACGCTGTAAATATACCGACTGCGTGGAAGTTTGTCCGGTCGACTGTTTTTATGAAGGTCCTAATTTTCTTGTTATTAATCCCACCGAATGCATAGACTGTGCATTATGCGAACCTGAGTGTCCTGTTAACGCCATTTATTCTGAAGATGATCTGCCTGACAAATATCAGTCATACCTGCCATTAAACGCCGAGCTTTCCGAAAAATGGCCTAATATCAACCGCCGTAAGGATGCACCTGCTGATGCAGACCAGTGGACGGAAATAGAAGATAAACTTCAGTATCTCGAGAAAGAATGGCCAAAATAA
- the pgsA gene encoding CDP-diacylglycerol--glycerol-3-phosphate 3-phosphatidyltransferase translates to MTRPYDQMFNWPNVLTIIRISVIPLLAIFYYLPFSWGHLAAAIVFAIAAITDWLDGYLARYLKQSTKLGAFLDPVADKLMVSIALVLIVAEPTFQFVSVPSSVVSIPTFVITIPAAIIVAREIIVSALREWMAEIGKRASVSVSSLGKVKTAVQMLALIVLLYCDNTTNSTLVLTSYILLYISAVLTIWSMLIYLKAAWVRLVVSD, encoded by the coding sequence ATGACACGACCGTATGATCAAATGTTTAATTGGCCCAATGTACTCACCATAATACGGATATCGGTGATTCCGCTGCTTGCCATCTTTTACTACCTGCCATTTTCCTGGGGCCATTTGGCTGCGGCCATCGTTTTTGCCATAGCTGCAATCACGGACTGGCTGGACGGTTATCTTGCCAGATATCTCAAACAATCCACCAAATTAGGCGCATTTCTCGATCCGGTTGCTGATAAACTCATGGTGTCTATTGCGCTTGTCCTGATAGTCGCGGAGCCTACTTTTCAATTCGTCAGCGTGCCTTCATCCGTTGTTTCCATACCTACCTTTGTTATTACCATTCCCGCTGCTATTATCGTGGCGAGGGAAATTATTGTGTCTGCCTTGCGCGAATGGATGGCAGAAATCGGCAAGCGCGCGAGCGTTTCCGTATCAAGTCTGGGAAAAGTGAAAACTGCGGTACAAATGCTGGCCCTGATTGTCTTGCTGTACTGCGATAATACTACCAATTCGACCCTGGTGCTTACGAGTTATATTTTGCTTTATATCTCAGCAGTGTTAACTATTTGGTCTATGCTGATTTATTTAAAAGCCGCCTGGGTGCGGTTAGTCGTTTCAGATTGA
- the uvrC gene encoding excinuclease ABC subunit UvrC, translated as MIKNIKTFLANLSHHPGVYQMLGDKGEVLYVGKAKDLKRRVSSYFGGKSKDPKTLSLVEHIHDINITITHTENEAVLLECNLIKKHRPRYNVLLRDDKSYPYILISHHGYPRIDVYRGARKKNALYFGPYPSSLAVRETISLIQKIFRIRTCRDSYFNARTRPCLLYQIGRCSGPCVKLISEADYAHYVQLAILFLEGKSHQVIEELQCRMETAAHALDYELAGFYRDQITRLRQIQDRQYVNVTHGNADVIGFAMQAGIVCLQLLSIRGGQVLDSRSYFPAVPAYSHTDEIIEAFLTQHYLADASHVESIPRLIVVDAQILEQKLLENVLAEQAGHKVEVLKPSRGEKKKWLAMATLSARQSLSAHIYNKTNLQERVLALQAALNLKNPPRRIECFDISHTMGEATVAACVVFDQNGPVKCDYRRFNIHDIQPGDDIAAMRQALTRRFKRLQKEHALLPDLVLIDGGQAQLAAAKDILADLQIHSLLLVGVSKGPDRKPGFETLHIDGLPPVRWPADAPALHFIQQIRDEAHRFAITGHRQRRDKTRRQSPLERLPGIGAKRRRDLLRYFGGIQGIAHASLDELTKVSGISRSLAERIFAAFHDTTV; from the coding sequence ATGATTAAAAATATCAAGACGTTTCTCGCCAACCTTTCTCATCACCCGGGTGTTTATCAAATGCTGGGCGATAAAGGTGAGGTTTTGTATGTAGGCAAGGCCAAAGATTTAAAAAGGCGGGTCTCCAGCTATTTTGGCGGCAAATCAAAAGATCCGAAAACGCTTTCGCTGGTAGAGCACATACACGACATCAATATCACGATTACACACACTGAAAACGAAGCGGTATTGCTGGAATGTAATTTAATCAAAAAACACCGGCCTCGTTATAATGTTTTATTACGTGATGATAAGAGTTACCCGTATATATTGATTTCACATCATGGTTATCCGCGAATAGATGTATACCGGGGCGCACGAAAAAAGAATGCGTTGTATTTCGGGCCGTATCCGAGTTCCCTTGCCGTAAGGGAAACCATCAGTCTGATACAGAAAATATTTCGCATCCGTACCTGTCGCGACAGTTATTTTAATGCGCGAACGCGGCCCTGCCTGTTGTATCAAATCGGGCGCTGTTCGGGGCCTTGTGTAAAATTAATCTCTGAGGCTGATTATGCTCACTATGTCCAGCTTGCGATTTTATTTCTGGAAGGCAAGAGCCATCAGGTGATTGAGGAACTTCAATGCCGCATGGAAACGGCGGCACATGCGCTGGATTATGAACTTGCCGGATTTTACCGTGACCAGATCACACGTTTGAGACAAATCCAGGACCGCCAGTACGTGAATGTCACACACGGCAACGCGGATGTCATCGGTTTCGCCATGCAGGCGGGAATTGTCTGTCTTCAGCTCTTGTCCATACGCGGCGGACAGGTATTGGATAGTCGGTCTTATTTTCCCGCTGTTCCTGCATATTCACATACGGATGAAATCATTGAGGCATTTTTGACCCAGCATTATCTTGCTGATGCTTCTCATGTTGAAAGTATACCCAGGCTGATTGTGGTAGATGCGCAAATTCTGGAACAAAAACTGCTCGAGAATGTGCTGGCAGAACAGGCGGGGCATAAGGTCGAGGTTCTCAAGCCATCGCGAGGTGAAAAGAAAAAATGGCTGGCCATGGCTACCCTCAGTGCCCGGCAGTCGCTATCCGCGCATATATACAATAAAACCAACTTGCAGGAACGCGTGCTTGCGTTACAAGCAGCTTTAAACCTGAAAAATCCGCCAAGACGAATAGAATGCTTTGATATCAGTCACACTATGGGAGAAGCAACAGTGGCTGCGTGTGTGGTGTTCGATCAAAACGGTCCTGTCAAATGTGATTATCGGCGTTTCAATATTCATGATATCCAGCCTGGAGATGATATTGCAGCGATGCGTCAGGCATTAACACGACGCTTCAAGAGGCTGCAAAAAGAACACGCTCTGCTCCCCGATCTGGTCTTGATCGATGGAGGCCAGGCCCAGCTTGCTGCAGCGAAAGACATACTGGCTGATCTGCAAATTCATTCTTTATTATTGGTCGGGGTTTCGAAAGGGCCTGACCGTAAGCCGGGTTTTGAGACTTTGCATATTGACGGTTTGCCTCCTGTGCGCTGGCCTGCGGATGCGCCCGCCTTGCATTTCATTCAGCAAATCCGTGATGAAGCACACCGCTTTGCGATCACAGGGCATAGGCAGCGTCGGGATAAAACCAGGCGTCAGTCTCCTCTTGAGCGTTTGCCCGGCATAGGCGCAAAACGCCGCCGTGATTTGTTACGTTATTTTGGTGGTATTCAAGGCATAGCTCATGCTAGTCTTGATGAGTTGACAAAAGTATCGGGTATTAGCCGTTCTCTGGCAGAGAGAATATTTGCAGCATTCCATGACACGACCGTATGA
- the uvrY gene encoding UvrY/SirA/GacA family response regulator transcription factor has product MIKVLLVDDHELVRMGIKRLLQDVQAIKVVGEASTGEEAVLLAKELVPDVVVMDVHMPGIGGLEATRKMIRHNPDIKILALTIYEDEPYPSRLLQAGASGYITKGCDPDEMIRAIRTIHSGQRYISPGIAQQIAIKRFTKGEESPLDMLSERELQIMLMITQGQKVQDISKKLCLSPKTVNSYRYRIFDKLNINSDVELTLMAMRLGMLEGAKSEQE; this is encoded by the coding sequence TTGATAAAAGTTCTGTTAGTAGATGACCATGAACTTGTACGCATGGGTATAAAACGCCTGCTGCAGGATGTGCAAGCCATCAAAGTTGTTGGCGAAGCAAGTACAGGCGAAGAAGCGGTACTCTTGGCCAAAGAATTGGTTCCCGATGTCGTCGTTATGGATGTGCATATGCCAGGCATAGGCGGTCTGGAAGCGACCCGCAAAATGATTCGCCACAATCCCGATATTAAAATCCTTGCCCTGACTATTTATGAAGATGAGCCTTATCCCTCCCGACTGCTCCAGGCGGGGGCATCCGGTTATATTACAAAAGGCTGTGATCCTGATGAAATGATCAGAGCTATCAGAACAATACATTCCGGACAGCGTTATATCAGTCCGGGAATTGCGCAGCAGATCGCCATTAAGCGCTTTACCAAAGGTGAGGAATCCCCCCTGGATATGTTGTCTGAGCGTGAATTGCAAATCATGCTCATGATTACTCAAGGACAAAAGGTTCAGGATATATCCAAAAAACTTTGCTTGAGCCCCAAAACAGTTAACAGCTACCGCTATCGGATATTCGACAAGCTGAACATTAATAGTGATGTTGAATTGACTCTGATGGCGATGCGGCTTGGCATGCTTGAGGGCGCAAAGTCCGAACAGGAATGA
- the dnaQ gene encoding DNA polymerase III subunit epsilon produces MRQIILDTETTGLRIEDGHRIIEIGCLEMVDRKLTGNHFHHFINPEREVEAGALAVHGLSNEFLHNKPLFKEIVKELMDFISGAELIIHNAPFDLSFLNNELLLTRERWKAVADYCNVIDTLQLARQMHPGQRNSLDALCKRYGVDNSKRDLHGALLDAHLLAQVYLAMTGGQGSFFDAAAETRDAQTQSSGTAHTRRIQNHKLIIMRAAETELKDHELYLQLLQKQGKCIWND; encoded by the coding sequence ATGCGGCAGATTATTCTGGATACGGAAACAACAGGGTTACGCATTGAAGACGGCCACCGTATTATTGAAATAGGCTGCCTGGAGATGGTGGACCGTAAATTGACCGGAAATCATTTTCATCATTTTATTAATCCGGAGCGTGAGGTAGAAGCCGGTGCGCTGGCGGTTCATGGCTTATCCAATGAATTTCTGCATAACAAACCTCTGTTTAAAGAGATAGTTAAAGAATTGATGGATTTTATTTCCGGTGCGGAATTGATCATACACAATGCGCCGTTCGATCTTTCATTCCTGAATAATGAATTACTCCTGACTCGTGAACGATGGAAAGCCGTAGCCGATTATTGCAATGTGATTGATACCTTGCAATTGGCGAGACAAATGCACCCTGGCCAGCGCAACAGTCTTGATGCCTTATGCAAGCGTTATGGGGTAGATAATTCAAAACGCGATTTGCATGGCGCTTTGTTGGATGCGCATTTGCTGGCCCAGGTCTATCTGGCCATGACTGGCGGCCAAGGCAGTTTTTTTGACGCCGCGGCTGAGACGCGGGATGCGCAAACCCAATCTTCAGGAACGGCGCATACCCGGCGCATCCAAAACCATAAGCTGATCATCATGCGGGCAGCTGAAACGGAATTGAAAGATCATGAGTTGTATCTTCAATTGCTGCAAAAGCAGGGTAAGTGCATCTGGAATGATTGA
- the rnhA gene encoding ribonuclease HI yields the protein MKHVQIYTDGACRGNPGPGGWGALLRYGGHERVLSGAETLTTNNRMELTAAIKALAALRENCKIELHTDSQYLQKGITEWVKGWKKRGWKKADKQPVKNADLWQLLDQEVSRHEINWHWVKGHSGHPENERVDRVANQAIDELLNAEKS from the coding sequence ATGAAACATGTACAAATATATACAGATGGAGCATGCCGGGGTAATCCAGGGCCGGGCGGGTGGGGTGCCTTGCTGCGATATGGGGGGCATGAGAGAGTTTTATCCGGAGCCGAGACACTGACTACCAATAATCGCATGGAGCTGACAGCGGCAATCAAGGCGCTGGCTGCACTGCGAGAAAATTGCAAAATTGAATTGCATACGGATTCGCAATATCTACAGAAAGGCATTACAGAATGGGTAAAAGGATGGAAAAAGCGCGGTTGGAAGAAGGCAGACAAGCAGCCGGTGAAAAATGCTGATTTATGGCAGCTTCTCGATCAAGAGGTTTCGCGCCATGAAATTAACTGGCATTGGGTAAAAGGTCATAGCGGCCATCCTGAAAATGAGCGCGTAGACCGTGTTGCAAACCAGGCCATTGATGAACTTTTAAACGCGGAGAAATCGTGA